Genomic window (Coleofasciculaceae cyanobacterium):
TTAACTACATCAGGAGTCAAATTAACTGGCTCATCGGGAACACCTTCTAGAGCCACACCGCGTATATCAGAACCATTTTGTAGTTTTTTAACGTCAATATTATTGATTGCTTTCATATCTGAAACTAAATAATTAAATCAGTAAAACTGTACACAGAAGTATATCTAAACGCCAACACCATATATTAATAGATATGGCGAGATTAAAATCTACAATCAAATTAAAAAACAGTTATGCCTTTAATTAAAGTTCAATCCTCTGTCTCTCAACCCGAAACAGCAGCAGTCGAAAGTTTACTAACTAATCTATCTGCTAATTTAGCCAAGCATCTAGGCAAGCCAGAATCCTATGTAATGACGGCTTTTGAATCTGATGTACCCATGACATTTGCTGGCACGTTTGATCCTGTTTGCTATGTTGAAATTAAAAGCGTTGGCAATATGAGTTCCGAGCAAACTAAATCAATGAGCCAAGATTTTTGTAGTCAAATTAGCGAAAAATTAGATGTACCTGCCAATCGCATCTACATCGAGTTTGCTGATGCTAAAGGCTATATGTGGGGCTGGAACGAGTCTACTTTTGGCTAGTCAAAAGTTTCCCTAGTTTAGAGTTTATTGCCTATTTCTAAGCAAATTCATCAGGACGAAGTTGACTCCAAGATTGAATCTGCTCTAACTGAGCCGCTAGTGCAATAATTGTTGCTTCAGAATTTGGTTTGCCTACCAACTGGACTCCTAGAGGAATGCCATTGTTGTCAAATCCTTGAGGAATATTAATTACAGGTTGTCCTGTAACGTTAAACGGTGGACAAGGAAGAATCCAATTAACAATGCGTTGAAACGTATTTTCTGGCTCTAGATTTGCCCAATCGCCAATTTTAATTGCCGGGTGCATATAGGTAGGAACGATTAACACATCTATTTGAGCAAATATACTAACCAACTGTCGTGCAAATAACTGCATTTGAGTTACCGCCTGTACATATTCGCCCGCAGTACCAGATTGAGCTAGTACCCACTGATTCATAGGACTTAGGGCTTCGGCTGGAATTTCTGAAGCAGCAACGGCACTTGACCAAACGATTTTAAAAGGTTCTATTAGAGGAGTTAAGTCGATCGCCTGAGGAATAGTCTGATGACCCATGTTTTTTAGTCGCTCAACAATGCTTGCCACACTTTGCTGACATTCTTGGGCAGGTTCTCCTACGGGCAGCAAAGAAGTAATAAAGCCAATTTTTAAAGCTGGTAATGGCTGTTTAGCTGCTGCCAAAAAAAGAGTTTTAGGTTTTGACAGCCAATAAGGATCGCCAGTCATATAGCCAGAAGCAATATCTAAGAATGCAGCTGCATCGGCCACAGTTCGAGTTAGGATGCCATGAGTTCCCAATCCACTAAGGCGATCGCCTACAGGCGCAAAAGAAATTCGTCCCCGACTGGGTTTCATTCCGACCAAGCCACAGCAAGCAGCCGGCCCCCTAATTGAACCACCAGCATCTCCACCTAGAGCAATCGAACATAATCCCGCCGCTACTGCCGAGGCAGAACCTCCACTAGAGCCACCAGGAGTATAATCTAAATTCCAAGGATTACGAGTCGGCGCAAACCCTTCGGGTTCGGTATAGGGAAAAGAACCTAACTGGGAAGTTGCCGTTTTACCCAGCACAATAAAACCTGCCTGTCTAATTTTTGTCACCACTCCTTCATCATATTTAGCGATCTGATCCTTGAGTGCTGGTATACCGTAAGTAATAGGCATATTAGCGACGGATTTTAGATCCTTAATGCCAATCGGAACACCAAAAAAAGTGGGCAGATAGTTGGTATCTAAAGTCTGGGCTAGCTGAGCAGTTTTTTGGTGGGCATCGGCGATCGCGCTTTGTCTTGCCACATAATAAAAACAGTTTAAGCGGGAGTTATATTGTTCAATACGAGATAAATATAGTTCGGTTAACTCTAAAGGAGTAACTTGTCGATCTTTAATCAGCCTGGCTTGTTCTAATGCTGAAGTAAAAGCTAGAGCGGTTAAGTTGTTCAAAGACATAAAGTAGCTAATTAAGTGTTAAGAGTTAGTCCGCTATTAGAATCAAAGATAAATAGTTGTTCTAAATCGAATTTTACCTTGAGGCGATCGCCTTTCTTACCTTGCCAATCAGCATCTGTAAGCAGATTAAG
Coding sequences:
- a CDS encoding phenylpyruvate tautomerase MIF-related protein, whose protein sequence is MPLIKVQSSVSQPETAAVESLLTNLSANLAKHLGKPESYVMTAFESDVPMTFAGTFDPVCYVEIKSVGNMSSEQTKSMSQDFCSQISEKLDVPANRIYIEFADAKGYMWGWNESTFG
- a CDS encoding amidase; translated protein: MSLNNLTALAFTSALEQARLIKDRQVTPLELTELYLSRIEQYNSRLNCFYYVARQSAIADAHQKTAQLAQTLDTNYLPTFFGVPIGIKDLKSVANMPITYGIPALKDQIAKYDEGVVTKIRQAGFIVLGKTATSQLGSFPYTEPEGFAPTRNPWNLDYTPGGSSGGSASAVAAGLCSIALGGDAGGSIRGPAACCGLVGMKPSRGRISFAPVGDRLSGLGTHGILTRTVADAAAFLDIASGYMTGDPYWLSKPKTLFLAAAKQPLPALKIGFITSLLPVGEPAQECQQSVASIVERLKNMGHQTIPQAIDLTPLIEPFKIVWSSAVAASEIPAEALSPMNQWVLAQSGTAGEYVQAVTQMQLFARQLVSIFAQIDVLIVPTYMHPAIKIGDWANLEPENTFQRIVNWILPCPPFNVTGQPVINIPQGFDNNGIPLGVQLVGKPNSEATIIALAAQLEQIQSWSQLRPDEFA